TTACAATCATTAAATTTTCAATACGAATGCCAAAAGCTCCTTCGCGGTAATACCCAGGTTCATTAGAAAGAATCATTCCTGGGATCAGTTCTTGGCTGCCATTACGCGAAAGATTTTGTGGTCCTTCATGAACAGATAGGTAAGACCCAACGCCATGACCCGTGCCATGGGCGTAATCAAAACCAGCTTTCCACAAGGCAATACGTGCTAGGACATCAATATCTTGTCCGCGAGTGCCTTGTGGAAATCGTGCGGTTGAAAGAGCAATCATGCCTTTGAGAACAAGAGTAAAACAGCGTTTTTCCTCTGTTCCAACATCTCCAATTGCCACTGTGCGCGTAACATCTGTTGTACCATCACGATATTGTCCACCTGAATCAATGAGATAAAGTTCACCAGCATTCAGTTGTTTATTTGTTTGGGTCGTTACACGATAATGGACAATTGCACCATTTGCACCTGCTGCTGAGATTGTATCAAAAGACAGATCTTCAAGTTTTTCTCCCATTTCTTTTGCTGTCATTATGCGAAATTCTTCTAATTTTTGAGCAGCAGAAATTTCATTCGTTGTACCTGGTGTTTGTTTATCTAACCAAGAAAAAAAACGGATAAGTGCTACGCCATCACGCAGATGTGCTTTGCGTGCGCCGCTTAATTCTATGTTATTCTTAACAGCACGTGGTAGGGCAGCGGGGTCAGTAAGCGTAATGAAAGAGCCCCTTTTTTCTTTAATAGCAATGTGTAATTTTTCGCATGTGATCCGTGGATCTAAGGCAAAAATCATTCCTTTTTGAACATAATCTTTGATTGTTAGAATCAGTTGTTCTGGTTCATATAATTTTGCATAATGTTCTAGATATCGTTTCTGTTCTTCACCAATTTTTTTTCTGTCAATGAATAAGACTGGTGTTTCTTTGAGTGGAATGAGAGCAAAACAAAGAGCAAAAGGTGTGTTGGAAACATCATTACCACGTATATTGAATATCCATGCAATAGAGGAGGGATCTGTAAAAATAAAAGCATCTGCATTAGCTTTTTGGATATCTTGGCGGATTAAGATCAGTTTTTCATCGCTATTGCACCCTGCATATTTGAGAGGGTGAATTGATAAGGCAGATTGCGGAGGTTGTGGTTGATTATGCCAGATAAGATCAATGGGATTTTTTTGGATTGCTACAAGTTTGCCATTTGCTTTCATTTCTAAAGCTTTTCTCAATGCAGTTGTAGCGGCAATGGTGTG
This genomic window from Bartonella quintana contains:
- a CDS encoding aminopeptidase P family protein, which encodes MYQSFEAITNPAYAAERIYSLRKELDRLGLDGFLVPRADEHQGEYVPLHAQRLSWLTGFTGSSGIALILKNKAIIFTDGRYKLQVRQQTDPLIFEYEDLMTYPPSQWLEKNGQKLSIGFDPWLHTIAATTALRKALEMKANGKLVAIQKNPIDLIWHNQPQPPQSALSIHPLKYAGCNSDEKLILIRQDIQKANADAFIFTDPSSIAWIFNIRGNDVSNTPFALCFALIPLKETPVLFIDRKKIGEEQKRYLEHYAKLYEPEQLILTIKDYVQKGMIFALDPRITCEKLHIAIKEKRGSFITLTDPAALPRAVKNNIELSGARKAHLRDGVALIRFFSWLDKQTPGTTNEISAAQKLEEFRIMTAKEMGEKLEDLSFDTISAAGANGAIVHYRVTTQTNKQLNAGELYLIDSGGQYRDGTTDVTRTVAIGDVGTEEKRCFTLVLKGMIALSTARFPQGTRGQDIDVLARIALWKAGFDYAHGTGHGVGSYLSVHEGPQNLSRNGSQELIPGMILSNEPGYYREGAFGIRIENLMIVKPAQKINGGDIEMLSFETLTNCPIDCRLILPELLTPQERQWLNDYHAHVYHINASYLNEDDKKWAKKATMPL